A stretch of the Oenococcus sp. UCMA 16435 genome encodes the following:
- a CDS encoding proline--tRNA ligase, giving the protein MKQSKFFIPTEKEVPAEAQVKSHIFMLRAGFIRQVAGGIYAYLPLANRIINKIELIIREEMNRIDANEMLMPEMIPSELWKESGRFYTYGPQMYQLKDRHDREFIMAPTHEETFTRIISDEIKSYKKLPLILYQIQQKFRDELRPKNGLLRGREFIMKDAYSFSADQKGLDQAYDLIESAYKRIFNRIGLNYREIIADSGSMGGKDSAEFQAIAPTGEDIIAYSDTGKYAANIEMAQEFFEKKSPNEENKPLALVDTPNTKTVADDANYLHVPIHKIAKCIVFKADEKLVAVILPGDYDVNEIKVKNFLDAKHLSEAGEEEVFKIFGAHFGSLGPIGFENQDTRILVDRTLQNEANWFVGSNRDGQHYANFNLDRDLKKFEIGDFLTVKKGSLSPDGQGELIFTKGIEIGHIFKLGTFYSSKMGGQIQNETGKLSDIIMGCYGIGISRLLSAIAEQSNDSKGLVWPKAVAPFDIHLITMNTKIDSQINLTNQIEKNLEDSGFEVLVDDRKERPGVKFADSDLIGIPIRIVVGRQADQRIVEVKARSQENTNDVSADNLVAFLKDKFNELK; this is encoded by the coding sequence ATGAAACAATCAAAATTTTTTATTCCAACTGAAAAGGAAGTTCCAGCAGAAGCCCAAGTTAAGAGTCATATTTTCATGTTGCGGGCTGGCTTTATTCGTCAGGTTGCTGGAGGAATATATGCTTATCTTCCACTTGCTAATCGAATTATAAACAAGATAGAATTGATCATTAGAGAAGAAATGAATCGAATCGACGCCAACGAAATGTTGATGCCTGAAATGATTCCTTCTGAATTATGGAAGGAATCAGGTCGTTTTTATACTTATGGTCCGCAGATGTATCAATTAAAAGATAGACACGATCGGGAGTTCATTATGGCTCCGACACATGAGGAAACTTTCACAAGGATAATATCCGATGAAATTAAATCTTACAAAAAATTGCCTTTGATTCTCTATCAAATTCAACAAAAATTTCGTGATGAATTGCGTCCAAAAAATGGTTTGCTTCGTGGACGAGAATTCATTATGAAGGATGCTTATTCATTTTCTGCAGATCAAAAAGGTTTAGACCAGGCTTACGATTTAATTGAATCTGCTTACAAACGGATTTTCAATCGTATTGGTTTAAATTATCGTGAAATTATTGCTGATTCGGGATCGATGGGTGGAAAAGACTCTGCGGAATTTCAGGCAATTGCACCAACTGGTGAAGATATCATTGCTTATTCAGATACTGGAAAGTATGCCGCTAATATCGAAATGGCTCAAGAATTCTTTGAGAAAAAAAGTCCAAATGAAGAGAACAAGCCACTTGCTCTGGTTGATACTCCAAATACAAAAACGGTTGCAGATGATGCGAATTATCTTCATGTTCCAATACATAAAATTGCTAAATGCATCGTTTTTAAGGCTGATGAAAAATTAGTCGCTGTTATATTACCTGGAGATTATGATGTTAATGAAATAAAGGTCAAAAATTTTCTGGATGCCAAGCACTTGTCAGAAGCAGGTGAGGAAGAGGTATTTAAAATTTTTGGAGCTCATTTTGGTTCACTTGGCCCTATAGGCTTTGAAAACCAAGATACTAGAATCTTGGTTGATAGAACTCTTCAAAATGAGGCTAATTGGTTCGTTGGATCTAACCGAGATGGCCAACACTATGCAAATTTTAATCTTGATCGCGACTTAAAAAAATTTGAGATAGGGGACTTTTTGACAGTTAAAAAAGGCTCTCTTTCTCCTGACGGCCAAGGCGAACTTATTTTCACGAAAGGAATCGAAATTGGTCATATTTTCAAGCTTGGTACATTTTATTCAAGCAAAATGGGCGGGCAGATTCAAAATGAAACAGGAAAATTAAGTGATATCATCATGGGGTGCTATGGAATTGGCATTTCTCGTTTGCTATCTGCGATCGCTGAACAGTCGAATGATTCTAAGGGTCTTGTTTGGCCTAAAGCTGTTGCTCCTTTTGATATTCACTTAATAACGATGAATACAAAAATTGATAGTCAAATAAATTTGACTAATCAAATTGAGAAGAACTTGGAGGATTCCGGTTTTGAAGTTCTTGTAGATGATAGAAAAGAACGACCGGGGGTTAAATTTGCCGACTCCGACTTAATTGGAATTCCAATTCGAATTGTCGTTGGACGACAAGCAGATCAGCGAATCGTTGAGGTTAAGGCTAGAAGTCAAGAAAATACGAATGATGTTTCGGCAGATAACCTTGTTGCTTTTTTAAAAGATAAGTTTAATGAATTA